One Halichoerus grypus chromosome 1, mHalGry1.hap1.1, whole genome shotgun sequence genomic region harbors:
- the GLYCTK gene encoding glycerate kinase, which translates to MAAVLQVLPCVARAPFRPLLSGGAVVRQASGMALAEQAQQLFESTVGAMLPGPMLHRALSLDPSGGLLKVRDRSFQLRQNLHLVGFGKAVLGMAAAAEELLGQHLVQGVISVPKGIRAAMEHAGKQEMLLKPHSRVQVFEGAEDNLPDRDALRAALAIRQLAEGLTADDLLLVLISGGGSALLPAPIPPVTLEEKQTLTKLLAARGANIQELNTIRKALSQLKGGGLAQAAYPAQVVSLILSDVVGDPVEVIASGPTVASVHNVQDCLHILNRYGLRAALPRSVKTVLARADSDPHGPHTCGHVLNVIIGSNALALAEAQQRAEALGYRAVVLSAAIQGDVKSVAQFYGLLARVAGAHLTLPGTAATVEQEEQLHELAAELQLPDLRLKEALETVVGAEGPICLLAGGEPTVQLQGSGKGGRNQELALRVGAELGRWPLGPVDVLFLSGGTDGQDGPTEAAGAWVVPELASQAAAEGLDVASFLSRSDSHTFFRCFRGGVHLLHTGLTGTNVMDAHLLLLRPR; encoded by the exons ATGGCTGCAGTCCTGCAGGTTCTGCCCTGCGTGGCCCGAGCCCCCTTTCGCCCGCTCCTCTCGGGGGGCGCAGTGGTCCGGCAGGCCAGTGGCATGGCCCTGGCAGAGCAGGCTCAGCAGCTCTTCGAGAGCACTGTGGGTGCCATGCTCCCAGGCCCCATGCTGCACCGGGCACTGTCCTTGGATCCCAGCGGCGGGCTGCTGAAGGTGCGGGACCGGAGCTTTCAACTGCGGCAAAACCTCCACCTGGTGGGCTTTGGCAAGGCTGTGCTGGGCATGGCCGCTGCAGCTGAGGAGCTCCTGGGCCAGCATCTCGTGCAAGGTGTGATCAGCGTGCCCAAGGGGATCCGAGCTGCCATGGAGCATGCTGGCAAGCA ggAGATGCTGCTGAAGCCACACAGCCGTGTCCAGGTATTCGAGGGTGCAGAGGACAACCTGCCAGACCGTGATGCACTTCGGGCTGCACTGGCCATCCGGCAGCTGGCTGAAGGTCTCACAGCTGACGATCTGCTGCTTGTACTCATCTCAG GTGGGGGCTCAGCCTTGCTGCCCGCGCCTATCCCCCCCGTGACACTGGAGGAAAAGCAGACACTCACCAAGCTGCTGGCAGCCCGCGGGGCCAACATCCAGGAGCTGAACACCATCCGGAAGGCGCTGTCCCAGCTCAAGGGTGGGGGGCTGGCGCAGGCTGCCTACCCTGCCCAG GTGGTGAGCCTGATTCTGTCAGACGTGGTGGGGGACCCGGTGGAGGTGATCGCCAGCGGCCCCACAGTGGCCAGCGTCCACAACGTGCAAGATTGCCTGCACATCCTCAATCGCTACGGCCTTCGTGCAGCCCTGCCACGTTCCGTGAAGACTGTGCTGGCTCGGGCTGACTCTGACCCTCACGGGCCGCACACCTGTGGCCACGTGCTCAACGTGATCATCGGCTCCAACGCACTGGCACTGGCTGAAGCCCAGCAGCGGGCCGAGGCGCTGGGGTACCGGGCCGTGGTGCTGAGTGCAGCCATACAGGGCGATGTGAAAAGCGTGGCCCAGTTCTACGGGCTGCTCGCCCGAGTGGCTGGAGCCCACCTCACCCTGCCTGGGACTGCAGCCACCGTGGAGCAGGAGGAACAACTCCACGAGCTGGCAGCTGAGCTCCAGCTCCCGGACCTGCGGCTAAAGGAGGCTCTGGAGACCGTGGTGGGGGCTGAGGGCCCCATCTGCCTGCTGGCTGGTGGCGAGCCCACCGTGCAGTTGCAGGGCTCTGGAAAGGGTGGCCGGAACCAGGAACTGGCTCTGCGTGTTGGAGCAGAGCTGGGACGGTGGCCGCTGGGGCCCGTGGATGTGCTGTTTTTGAGTGGTGGCACCGATGGGCAGGATGGGCCCACGGAGGCAGCCGGGGCGTGGGTCGTGCCTGAGCTTGCCAGCCAGGCTGCCGCTGAGGGCCTGGACGTGGCCTCCTTCCTGTCCCGCAGTGACTCACATACGTTCTTCCGCTGCTTCCGCGGCGGGGTGCACCTGCTGCACACGGGGCTGACTGGCACCAACGTCATGGACGCTCACCTCCTGTTGCTGCGGCCGCGGTGA